A genomic stretch from Bacilli bacterium PM5-9 includes:
- a CDS encoding D-cysteine desulfhydrase (product_source=KO:K05396; cath_funfam=3.40.50.1100; cog=COG2515; ko=KO:K05396; pfam=PF00291; superfamily=53686; tigrfam=TIGR01275): MKKFERVDVGYINTPLERLNNLSDYYSDVDIYIKRDDMTGLALGGNKTRKLDYIVKYALDNNYTTLLTVGGPQTNHGRLTIAAAAKFGLKSILVCDGKAPKKAQGNLILDKMMGAEVIFIDDEGRTDEQQAIHKKEEIAKIIQEREANGEKVLDIPLGGSSAIGAYGYLQCAKEIIDQLKEMNLKIDYLFCGYGSTGTFAGLWLGAKYFGADFEVVGVPVFPTPFSTEHCANLINELADNCEIDIDCKPEQLKVIGGFENNKYAGPAYGKTNEEIREVIYQMAQQEGIICDPCYTGKTLYGMIDSIKSPEVYNKKLLFLHTGGAPAIFADPFAEDIQEEIWINNVIQK, from the coding sequence ATGTAGATATTTACATTAAAAGAGATGATATGACAGGATTAGCTTTAGGTGGAAATAAAACGAGAAAGTTAGATTATATTGTAAAATATGCCTTAGATAATAATTATACAACTTTACTAACTGTTGGTGGTCCACAAACTAATCATGGTCGTTTAACAATAGCAGCCGCTGCTAAGTTTGGACTAAAAAGTATCTTAGTATGTGATGGTAAAGCACCAAAAAAAGCACAAGGTAATTTAATTTTAGATAAAATGATGGGTGCAGAAGTAATTTTCATTGATGATGAGGGAAGAACTGATGAACAACAAGCAATCCATAAAAAAGAAGAGATTGCTAAAATCATTCAAGAAAGAGAAGCTAATGGAGAAAAGGTTTTAGATATTCCATTAGGTGGTTCATCAGCAATCGGTGCGTATGGTTATCTTCAATGTGCTAAAGAAATTATTGATCAATTAAAAGAAATGAACCTTAAAATAGATTATTTATTCTGTGGATATGGTTCAACTGGTACTTTTGCAGGATTATGGTTAGGTGCAAAATATTTTGGTGCTGATTTTGAAGTGGTTGGTGTTCCAGTATTTCCAACACCTTTTTCTACAGAACATTGTGCTAATTTAATCAATGAGCTTGCTGATAATTGTGAGATTGATATTGATTGTAAACCTGAGCAACTTAAAGTTATTGGTGGATTTGAAAATAATAAATATGCTGGACCTGCGTATGGTAAAACTAATGAAGAAATTAGAGAAGTTATTTATCAAATGGCTCAACAAGAAGGAATTATTTGCGATCCTTGTTATACTGGTAAGACATTATATGGAATGATTGATAGTATTAAAAGCCCTGAGGTTTATAATAAAAAACTATTATTCTTACATACTGGTGGTGCTCCAGCAATATTTGCTGATCCATTTGCTGAAGATATTCAAGAAGAAATATGGATAAATAACGTTATTCAAAAGTAA